From the genome of Glycine max cultivar Williams 82 chromosome 2, Glycine_max_v4.0, whole genome shotgun sequence, one region includes:
- the LOC100806062 gene encoding uncharacterized protein, which yields MSLNHSPMDVDGENSHVSNKRRKGSRKRKLLVNQRVELKSVEEGFQGSWHPGTVVRCGRQKRHVKYDNILDDDGSKYLVDVVYVSAVLDGLGSSDCSNERGFIRPLPPPLAFGERDLPFGLCVDVNYEEAWWEGVIFDHCNGTKERSILFPDLGDEIKVGIHQLRLTQDWDEATENWELRGKWVFLEMVEEFDKESVIAVSLKQIWYDVRATKEFDDNLKHWTCNVKELWRDLVKEVIGDYYLLTLEQVFPALNLPEEFLKETPESVDRIQVEPNLLDGNTKCGGIIPLQEEYDKDPLVDLESEKEIILQVEPASPVQEIMPEAGEVMPGASRCAKKRKRRRTASICWKRLELRNAEFCPDVINEYIRGCGSKTVRELLKTKVRKHLAYLGWKIEWAEDKYFPGRGRYRYKSPDDAQDQKVYTSIIQVLTQLQMESNMNNVQPQIDHNRMHSTNDSNLSHLLSDLPPNDQDVDVCHPKQKPSNAKVVVEPEFCPEAVVKYYLNASKRHHWVDKVKWRLKAKKHLLAEGWTFEYPTKKRKTTLYMSPGNQWLGFLRGACRIHIKEKISEWTNSGMIPLNVPAVNESKNGEGDVDSEDLLQILSQLLKKEPALLTASPECRSTENRNHRCTRNSKASMPKSRRKGSPTRVLWSSKRVQKVSAPSPSHKRHQNVLSWLIDNSVVMSRCKVYYWAGGRNSKVSEGRITYDGIKCSCCSKIYGLGGFVNHAGGSSDCRPSASIFLKDGRSLLDCMIKVMHDHRTSEDMNRPSSDLFEGENDNICSVCQDGGELVLCDQCPSAFHSTCLDLEDIPDGDWFCPSCCCGICGQTKIEGTEDGDLLACIQCEHKYHVGCLKDREKYESRIYMKNWLCGKECEQIYEGLQSLLGKPLIVGTDNLTWTLVKFINSESCDVGSTKNDLLAETYSKLSVALSVMHECFEPLKNPFTSKDIIDDVIFNTRSDLNRLNFEGFYTVLLEQNEELISVATIRVFGQKVAEVPLIGTRIQYRRLGMCRILMDELEKRLTQIGVERLVLPAVPDMLETWTNSFGFAKMTNFERSQFLDCAFLEFQETVMCQKLLTRSPSPKLGLTREMQPKPHDVCQM from the exons ATGTCTCTGAATCATTCTCCAATGGATGTTGATGGTGAGAATTCTCATGTGAGCAATAAGCGTAGAAAAGGGTCGAGGAAAAGAAAGCTTCTCGTCAACCAGAGAGTTGAG ttgaaGAGTGTGGAAGAGGGTTTTCAGGGCTCATGGCACCCGGGGACGGTAGTCCGTTGCGGGAGGCAGAAACGTCATGTCAAATATGACAACATTTTAGATGATGATGGATCAAAGTATCTTGTGGATGTGGTGTATGTTTCAGCTGTTTTGGATGGTCTTGGTTCTTCAGATTGTAGCAATGAACGCGGATTCATTAGACCACTGCCTCCTCCGCTTGCGTTTGGGGAGAGGGACCTTCCATTTGGTCTCTGTGTTGATGTGAATTATGAAGAAGCATGGTGGGAAGGAGTTATATTTGATCATTGCAATGGAACGAAGGAGAGGAGCATTCTCTTCCCGGATTTGGGTGATGAAATCAAGGTTGGAATTCATCAATTGAGGCTAACTCAGGATTGGGATGAAGCCACCGAGAATTGGGAGCTCCGAGGGAAGTGGGTGTTCCTTGAGATGGTTGAGGAGTTTGATAAGGAATCCGTCATTGCTGTTTCGCTAAAGCAAATATGGTATGATGTGAGGGCAACAAAGGAGTTTGATGACAACTTAAAGCACTGGACTTGTAATGTGAAGGAATTGTGGAGAGACCTCGTAAAAGAGGTGATTGGTGACTACTATCTTCTTACACTAGAACAAGTTTTCCCAGCCTTAAACCTTCCGGAGGAGTTCTTGAAAGAAACACCAGAGTCAGTTGACAGGATTCAGGTTGAGCCAAACTTGTTGGATGGCAATACAAAATGCGGTGGCATCATTCCCCTTCAAGAGGAATATGATAAAGATCCTTTGGTGGACTTGGAATCCGAGAAGGAAATTATTTTGCAGGTAGAACCAGCATCTCCAGTTCAAGAGATCATGCCTGAGGCTGGTGAAGTAATGCCAGGTGCTAGCAGGTGtgcaaagaagagaaaacgtAGACGCACAGCATCCATATGTTGGAAACGGCTGGAACTGAGAAACGCTGAATTCTGTCCtgatgttattaatgaatatataCGTGGATGTGGGAGCAAGACCGTTAGGGAACTTTTGAAGACTAAAGTACGGAAACATCTTGCATATCTTGGATGGAAAATTGAGTGGGCTGAAGATAAATATTTTCCTGGGCGAGGACGTTACAGGTACAAGTCACCTGATGATGCACAGGACCAGAAGGTTTACACTTCAATTATTCAAGTTTTAACACAACTCCAAATGGAGTCCAACATGAACAATGTGCAGCCACAAATTGATCATAATAGGATGCATTCTACAAATGACTCTAATCTTTCACATCTGCTTTCAGATTTACCCCCAAATGACCAGGATGTAGATGTTTGTCATCCAAAACAGAAACCTTCTAATGCTAAAGTTGTAGTTGAGCCAGAATTTTGTCCTGAAGCTGTTGTTAAATATTACTTGAATGCATCAAAGAGACATCATTGGGTTGATAAAGTCAAATGGAGACTGAAAGCTAAGAAGCATTTGTTAGCAGAAGGATGGACCTTTGAGTACCCAACCAAGAAGCGAAAGACAACTTTGTACATGTCTCCAGGAAATCAGTGGTTGGGCTTCCTTCGAGGTGCATGCAGAATACATATTAAAGAAAAGATTTCTGAATGGACTAATTCTGGCATGATACCTTTGAATGTCCCAGCCGTGAATGAGAGCAAGAACGGTGAAGGTGATGTTGATAGTGAGGATCTATTACAAATTTTGTCCCAATTGCTTAAAAAAGAGCCTGCCTTGCTAACTGCTTCCCCAGAATGTAGATCAACTGAGAATAGAAACCATAGATGCACCCGTAATTCAAAAGCTTCCATGCCAAAGAGCCGCAGGAAAGGATCACCAACACGTGTGCTATGGTCAAGCAAAAGGGTGCAAAAGGTGTCTGCCCCTTCTCCGTCACACAAAAGACATCAAAATGTCTTGTCTTGGTTGATCGATAACAGTGTGGTGATGTCAAGATGTAAGGTCTATTACTGGGCAGGAGGCAGGAACTCTAAAGTGTCTGAGGGGAGGATAACTTATGATGGAATCAAGTGTAGCTGTTGCTCAAAAATATATGGTCTTGGTGGCTTTGTTAATCATGCTGGTGGAAGTAGTGACTGCAGGCCTTCTGCTAGTATCTTTTTGAAGGACGGTAGGTCACTCTTAGATTGCATGATAAAAGTGATGCATGATCATAGAACAAGCGAAGATATGAACAGACCAAGCAGTGATCTGTTTGAAGGAGAAAATGACAACATTTGTTCTGTCTGTCAAGATGGCGGTGAACTTGTTTTATGTGACCAATGTCCATCAGCATTTCATAGCACGTGTCTTGATTTGGAG GATATCCCTGATGGTGACTGGTTTTGTCCATCTTGTTGTTGCGGGATTTGTGGACAAACCAAAATAGAAGGGACTGAGGATGGTGATTTACTTGCTTGCATTCAATGTGAACATAAAT ATCATGTTGGATGCTTGaaagatagagaaaaatatgagtcaagaatatatatgaaaaattggTTGTGTGGAAAAGAGTGTGAACAG ATATATGAAGGCCTCCAAAGTCTATTAGGAAAGCCACTTATAGTGGGCACGGACAATCTAACTTGGACATTGGTGAAGTTTATCAACTCTGAGAGTTGCGATGTTGGTAGTACTAAGAATGACTTATTGGCAGAGACATACAGCAAACTCAGTGTTGCACTTTCGGTGATGCACGAGTGTTTTGAGCCATTAAAGAACCCTTTTACTAGTAAAGACATCATAGATGATGTTATATTCAACACTAG GTCAGACCTTAATAGATTGAATTTCGAAGGTTTCTACACTGTACTTCTGGAGCAAAATGAAGAACTAATTAGTGTAGCAACAATTAG GGTCTTTGGACAGAAAGTAGCAGAGGTACCGCTTATAGGTACCAGAATACAATATCGTCGACTTGGAATGTGTCGAATTCTAATGGATGAGCTTGAGAAG agGCTCACACAAATTGGAGTGGAGAGGCTAGTCTTGCCTGCTGTTCCTGATATGCTAGAAACATGGACCAACTCTTTTGGTTTTGCAAAGATGACAAATTTTGAGAGGTCACAGTTCTTGGACTGTGCTTTCCTAGAGTTTCAGGAAACCGTCATGTGCCAGAAGCTGTTAACAAGGAGTCCATCCCCCAAATTGGGTTTAACAAGAG AGATGCAACCAAAACCACATGATGTTTGTCAAATGTAA